The following coding sequences lie in one bacterium genomic window:
- a CDS encoding MFS transporter, with amino-acid sequence MERPFSSGPLRGVTPNLVKLGVVSFLADVSSEMLYPVIPLFMTVTLGAPVALLGVIEGIAEGTSSLLKYFSGRWSDRAGKRRSFVIAGYFASALGRILLALSYIWPAALLARTVDRFGKGLRTSPRDALISDSVPPEYKGKAFGIHRAMDTMGAIIGPLIALALISAADDNLRLVLWLAVLPGIAAAFFLFLVREIGPSGKAPEAGIRFHDLPRAFRAYLVPVGIFALVNSSDMFLLLKAKDAGFSAAGVILLYISYNVIYAAGSPFLGRLSDRVGRKSVLVGGMVVFALVYTGFALANAPWHLWALFAVYGLYISATEVVGKAFAADLVPSALRGSAMGALGLISGIGAIFASAIGGALWTAVAPWATFAYGAAGATTAALLISRLGLYLPEKKSA; translated from the coding sequence TTGGAGAGACCATTTTCAAGCGGACCGTTAAGGGGAGTAACGCCCAATCTGGTGAAGCTGGGCGTCGTTTCGTTTTTGGCGGACGTTTCGAGCGAGATGCTCTATCCGGTGATTCCGCTGTTTATGACGGTCACGCTCGGCGCGCCGGTCGCGCTTTTGGGAGTGATCGAGGGAATCGCGGAAGGGACATCCAGCCTGCTCAAATATTTTTCGGGGCGATGGTCGGACAGGGCGGGCAAGCGCCGTTCGTTCGTCATCGCGGGTTACTTCGCAAGCGCGCTTGGCCGGATTCTGCTAGCGCTTTCCTACATATGGCCGGCCGCTCTTTTGGCCCGGACAGTGGACAGGTTCGGAAAGGGGCTGCGCACGAGTCCGCGGGACGCGCTTATCTCGGATTCGGTTCCACCTGAATACAAGGGGAAAGCGTTCGGTATCCATCGTGCGATGGACACGATGGGAGCCATTATCGGCCCGCTAATCGCGCTAGCGCTGATTTCGGCGGCGGACGATAATTTGCGGCTCGTACTCTGGCTCGCCGTGCTTCCGGGGATCGCCGCGGCGTTTTTTCTTTTTTTGGTCAGGGAAATCGGGCCTTCCGGTAAAGCGCCGGAAGCGGGCATTCGATTCCATGATCTGCCGCGCGCGTTTCGCGCGTACCTGGTCCCGGTCGGAATTTTCGCGCTTGTCAATTCGAGCGATATGTTTCTTTTGCTCAAGGCGAAGGACGCCGGGTTCTCTGCCGCGGGAGTAATCCTTCTGTATATTTCATATAACGTGATTTACGCGGCGGGCAGCCCGTTTTTGGGACGACTTTCCGACCGCGTGGGCCGCAAATCTGTTCTCGTCGGCGGGATGGTTGTATTCGCGCTGGTTTACACCGGATTCGCGCTTGCGAACGCGCCGTGGCACCTGTGGGCGCTTTTCGCCGTTTACGGGCTGTATATTTCCGCGACGGAAGTCGTCGGCAAGGCATTCGCGGCAGACTTGGTTCCCAGCGCGCTGCGCGGCAGCGCGATGGGCGCATTGGGATTGATTTCCGGAATCGGCGCGATTTTCGCAAGCGCAATAGGAGGAGCGCTGTGGACCGCGGTCGCGCCCTGGGCGACCTTCGCGTACGGCGCGGCGGGCGCAACAACGGCTGCGCTTTTGATTTCTCGACTGGGCCTGTATTTGCCTGAGAAAAAATCCGCATAA